The DNA sequence CCCGTTTTGCATATGGGTTCCTGTGTGGACATCAGCCGCATCCTGACTGTGTGCGCCGCGGTGGCCAGTGCCTTGGGGGTGGATATCAGTGATCTGCCGGTCGCCGGCGCGGCCCCGGAATGGATGAGTGAAAAGGCCGTGAGCATCGGTTCCTATGTGGTGTCATCGGGGATTTTTACGGTCTTGGGCACCGTACCGCCGGTCCTGGGCAGCACCGCGGTGACCGAATTGCTGACTACCGGCGCTAAAGAGGCGATTGGCGCCACCTTTGCGGTGGAACCGGATCCTTTCCAGGCTGCCCAATTGATGATCAGCCATATCGAGGATAAACGAGCGGCTTTGGGCCTTTAAGAAGCTGAGTGATTAACATCTAAGGGCGATGATCAATCTGACTGTGAATGGACGGCCGGTAACCGTCCCGGAGGGCACTCGAGTATTGCAGGCCGTGCGCGCCGCGGGCGTAGCCCTGCCTACCCTCTGTTATCATGAGGGGCTGGCGCCCTACGGAGCCTGTCGGCTTTGCATGGTGACCCTAACCAGCCCGCCGCCTTCGAAATTGATTGCCGCCTGTGTCTATCCCGCGGCGGCAGGGATGATAGTGAACACTGAAACCCCAGAGGCGGTAGGGTCCCGGCGGCTGGTGCTGGAACTTCTCCTCGGCCGCTGTCCGCAATCGGGAGTGATTAAGAATCTGGCTGCTGCTATGGGAGTGAAAGAGTCCCGTTTTCAGGTCTCTCGAACTGAGGGGGATATGGATCTCTGTGTGCTGTGTGGCCTCTGCGTGCGGGTCTGCCAGGAGGCCATTGGCGCCAGTGCCATCAGTTTTGTCGGACGGGGTGGTAATCGTCGGGTTAGCACCCCTTTTGAGATGCACAGCGAGGCTTGCATCGGCTGTGGGGCTTGCGCCGAGATTTGCCCGACCGGGGCCATCCGGATGGAGGATAAGGGGCCCTGGCGGATTCTCTACACCTGGCATACCCGGGTGGAACTGCAGCCTTGCCCGCAATGCGGTCGGTTCTTTGTTCCCCAAGAAATGGCCTTTCTTCCCGAGCAGTGTCCGGAAATTGAATCATTGTGGCGCCTCTGTCCGGCGTGTCGGCAGCAACGGGCCGCCCGCCAGTGGATGCAACTGCTACCACTTGACCGGCCTGGGACACGGGGTGATTAATCATTACTCTGTTATTCCTTGATCTATTCTCTCGGGTAGCTGAAATATTACATCGGGAAAAAGCCATTGACAAACCAGCTATTTCAAGGTTAGATAATAAAATCTTTCTTGATCGGTCGGGAAAGGTATCTTTAATTCCCAAGAGCAATCCGGTTTCTAAGGAGGGGGGGCAATGGCAGATTTGTTGCAAGTCACTGATACAAATTTCGAAGAGGAGATTCTCAAGTCCGAAATGCCAGCGTTGGTGGATTTTTGGGCGGCCTGGTGCGGTCCTTGCCGCGCCATCGCCCCCATCGTGGAGGAACTGGCGAAAGATTATGATGGCCGGGTCAAAGTCGCGAAAATGAACGTGGATGAGAATTCGAAGACCCCGGTAAAATATGGTATTCGAGCCATCCCCACTCTGATCCTGTTTAAGAGCGGGGCTGTGGTGGATCAGATCACCGGCGCCGTTTCCAAAACCCAGATCGACAACGCTATCAAAAAAATGCTCTAAGCTATTCTGACAATAATACACCTTATGTCTGCATACGATTACGACGTCATTATTATCGGCGGCGGGCCGGCGGGTCTTACGGCCGGCCTTTATGCCGGTCGGGGACGCTTTAAGACCCTGCTCGTGGAAAAACTAATCACCGGCGGTCAGGTCATGACTACGGAATTCGTGGAGAATTATCCGGGTTTTCCCAACGGCGTCGCCGGCTATGAACTATCGCAGCAGATGCGGGAACAGGCCGAGCGCTTTGGGGCTGAGATCCGGAACGGCGAGGTCACCGGACTCAAACCCGGCAATCCCCACCATACTGTAATGCTGGAAAACGGGGAGGAGGTAGTCGGTCGCGCCATCATTATCGCCAGCGGCGCCCAACCTCGGCGTCTGGGGGCGCCCGGAGAAGCCGAATACATGGGCAAAGGCGTCGGCTACTGCGCCACCTGCGACGGCGCCCTCTACCGGGACGAAACCATTGCAGTGATCGGCGGCGGCGACACCGCCCTGCAGGACGCGGTCTTTCTCACCCGCTTCGCCGCC is a window from the Desulfobacca acetoxidans DSM 11109 genome containing:
- the trxB gene encoding thioredoxin-disulfide reductase; translated protein: MSAYDYDVIIIGGGPAGLTAGLYAGRGRFKTLLVEKLITGGQVMTTEFVENYPGFPNGVAGYELSQQMREQAERFGAEIRNGEVTGLKPGNPHHTVMLENGEEVVGRAIIIASGAQPRRLGAPGEAEYMGKGVGYCATCDGALYRDETIAVIGGGDTALQDAVFLTRFAAKVHLFHRRDQFRGAKLYQEKVFANDKIEVHWNTVVQEIFGDKNVTGIKVQDVKTGTVSTLPVTGVFVFVGIQPFTGWLGRGLLDMDAFGFIRTDEDMATSIPGIFAAGDVRVKLLRQISTAVGDGAVAAFAAEKYLEEHP
- the trxA gene encoding thioredoxin, yielding MADLLQVTDTNFEEEILKSEMPALVDFWAAWCGPCRAIAPIVEELAKDYDGRVKVAKMNVDENSKTPVKYGIRAIPTLILFKSGAVVDQITGAVSKTQIDNAIKKML
- a CDS encoding 2Fe-2S iron-sulfur cluster-binding protein, producing MINLTVNGRPVTVPEGTRVLQAVRAAGVALPTLCYHEGLAPYGACRLCMVTLTSPPPSKLIAACVYPAAAGMIVNTETPEAVGSRRLVLELLLGRCPQSGVIKNLAAAMGVKESRFQVSRTEGDMDLCVLCGLCVRVCQEAIGASAISFVGRGGNRRVSTPFEMHSEACIGCGACAEICPTGAIRMEDKGPWRILYTWHTRVELQPCPQCGRFFVPQEMAFLPEQCPEIESLWRLCPACRQQRAARQWMQLLPLDRPGTRGD